The following are encoded in a window of Haloarcula halophila genomic DNA:
- a CDS encoding PAS domain-containing sensor histidine kinase: MSGEPRRLGTAVVVGASGLAVASLGASDVYVDAVRQGDPLWTTLVENSLSLSIALALCWAAVWLWRAASDLQVRQMSRWFGVTAGAIVVVLAVVLGSQALQSQFKPLLVAAASGGLTLLAGLWIGRYDADRIAQRRAVEHERDKFVALFENVPNPVIAVQFKDGEPRLEMANPAFEEVFGYTEAELAGRDLRSKLRPPEEEAERVDGTERSVAPQTSDSDLDWTEMEVTLDTDYGQREFIRVTAPAGDDSPEAEYAYYVDVTERNQRRERLQVLSRTLRHDIRNRMDVAYGTAEVLEEDLDGDVASLAGQIQTAISDLQRISEQTREIERVVSGEYESYSSPLSTLVADAVDGIREEYPAASVRVDLDEVPSVRANDAVPVAIENVLENAVVHSDRTEPSVEITASTTADGRYVAVRIADDGPGIPRQEYELLQDDRDRSQLEHTSGLGLWEVSWILRNLGGSLDFAENDPRGTVVTLTLPKADEPPAASRTENDGRDISVDT; this comes from the coding sequence GTGAGCGGGGAGCCACGGCGTCTCGGGACCGCTGTCGTCGTCGGGGCCAGCGGCCTCGCTGTCGCGTCGCTGGGCGCCAGCGACGTCTACGTCGACGCGGTCCGGCAGGGCGACCCGCTGTGGACCACGCTGGTCGAGAACTCGCTGTCGCTGTCGATCGCGCTCGCGCTGTGTTGGGCGGCCGTCTGGCTGTGGCGGGCTGCCTCCGACCTTCAGGTCCGGCAGATGAGCCGGTGGTTCGGGGTCACAGCCGGGGCGATCGTCGTCGTGTTGGCGGTCGTCCTCGGGAGCCAGGCGCTGCAGTCACAGTTCAAACCCCTACTCGTCGCGGCCGCATCGGGCGGATTGACGCTGCTCGCGGGCCTGTGGATCGGGCGGTACGACGCCGATCGGATCGCCCAGCGGCGCGCGGTCGAACACGAGCGCGACAAGTTCGTGGCGCTGTTCGAGAACGTCCCGAACCCGGTCATCGCCGTCCAGTTCAAAGACGGGGAGCCACGGCTGGAGATGGCCAACCCGGCCTTCGAGGAGGTGTTCGGGTACACCGAAGCCGAGTTGGCCGGCCGTGACCTCCGCTCGAAACTGCGGCCGCCGGAAGAGGAGGCGGAACGGGTCGACGGGACCGAACGCTCCGTCGCGCCACAGACCAGCGACAGCGACCTCGACTGGACCGAGATGGAGGTCACGCTGGACACGGACTACGGCCAGCGGGAGTTCATCCGCGTGACAGCCCCCGCCGGCGACGACAGTCCCGAGGCGGAGTACGCCTACTACGTCGACGTGACCGAGCGAAACCAGCGCCGGGAACGGCTCCAGGTCCTCTCCCGGACGCTCCGACACGACATCCGCAACCGCATGGACGTCGCCTACGGCACCGCCGAAGTGCTCGAAGAGGACCTCGACGGCGATGTGGCGTCGCTCGCCGGCCAGATACAGACGGCGATCAGCGACCTCCAGCGGATCAGCGAGCAGACTCGCGAGATCGAACGCGTCGTCTCGGGGGAGTACGAGTCCTATTCGAGCCCGCTGTCGACGCTGGTCGCCGACGCCGTCGACGGGATCCGCGAGGAGTACCCGGCGGCGTCGGTACGCGTCGACCTGGACGAGGTCCCGTCCGTCAGGGCCAACGACGCGGTCCCGGTCGCGATCGAGAACGTCCTGGAAAACGCCGTCGTCCACAGCGACAGGACCGAACCGAGCGTCGAGATCACCGCGTCCACGACGGCGGACGGGAGGTACGTCGCGGTACGCATCGCCGACGACGGCCCCGGCATCCCACGACAGGAGTACGAACTGCTTCAGGACGACCGGGACCGCTCCCAGCTCGAACACACGAGCGGGCTCGGCCTGTGGGAAGTGAGCTGGATCCTCCGGAACCTCGGTGGCTCGCTGGACTTCGCGGAGAACGACCCCCGCGGGACCGTCGTGACGCTGACGCTACCGAAAGCTGACGAACCGCCGGCAGCCAGCAGGACGGAAAACGACGGCCGGGATATCTCGGTAGACACATGA
- a CDS encoding Hvo_1808 family surface protein produces the protein MRRELLVALALVLAGCSAPALPGPIGGPSHPETPTGEDAIGWEDGYWYDDPVAVTTEDGLNESELEAVTARTMARVEQLRGLEFESTVPVEVISRAEYRNRSGSGGGGAGPPRDPWNDQVWESLLLIGEDSGSSEAIDDTLSTAVQGFYSPSRDEIVVVAPTETPAVDRRTLAHELVHALQDQQFGLNGSAETQDTQLARDGIVEGDANYVEALYERRCGNGWRCLDRPERGGSSGGGGGSSVNEGLFTVIIQPYATGPRFVDTRRESGGWDAVDTVYEDYPDSTEQVLHPEKYPEEEPVNVTVRDRSNDEWRRFDHDPVADTVGEASIFATMYHNNQTDADRYSYDSAPSVGWGGDTVVPYHDGDGNGGYVWRSTWDTEEDAREFARAYRAALVDEHGATQPRQNVYVVPDSSPFEDAFHVVRRGDTVRIVNGPTVEDLGEIHAPAG, from the coding sequence ATGCGTAGGGAACTGCTCGTGGCGCTGGCGCTGGTCCTGGCCGGCTGTAGTGCCCCGGCGCTCCCCGGGCCGATCGGCGGGCCGTCCCACCCCGAGACGCCGACCGGGGAGGACGCCATCGGCTGGGAGGACGGCTACTGGTACGACGACCCGGTAGCGGTGACGACCGAGGACGGCCTCAACGAGAGCGAACTGGAGGCAGTCACGGCCAGAACGATGGCCCGCGTCGAACAGCTCCGCGGGCTGGAGTTCGAGTCGACGGTCCCGGTCGAGGTCATCTCCCGGGCGGAGTACCGCAACCGCAGCGGGTCCGGCGGGGGCGGCGCTGGGCCACCCCGGGACCCCTGGAACGACCAGGTCTGGGAGTCGCTGTTGCTCATCGGCGAGGACAGCGGGAGCAGCGAGGCGATCGACGACACCCTCTCGACCGCCGTCCAGGGCTTTTACTCGCCCAGCCGGGACGAGATCGTCGTCGTCGCCCCGACCGAGACGCCGGCCGTCGACCGGCGGACGCTGGCCCACGAACTCGTCCACGCCCTCCAGGACCAGCAGTTCGGGCTGAACGGATCGGCCGAGACACAGGACACGCAACTGGCACGGGACGGCATCGTCGAAGGTGACGCGAACTACGTGGAGGCGCTGTACGAACGCCGGTGTGGCAACGGCTGGCGCTGTCTCGACCGCCCCGAACGCGGGGGGTCCAGCGGTGGGGGTGGGGGAAGCAGTGTCAACGAGGGGCTGTTCACCGTCATCATCCAGCCCTACGCCACCGGCCCGCGGTTCGTCGACACGCGCCGCGAGAGCGGCGGCTGGGACGCCGTCGACACGGTCTACGAGGACTACCCGGACAGCACCGAACAGGTGCTCCACCCCGAGAAATACCCCGAGGAGGAGCCGGTGAACGTCACCGTCCGTGACCGCTCGAACGACGAGTGGCGGCGGTTCGACCACGACCCCGTCGCCGATACCGTCGGCGAGGCGTCGATCTTCGCGACGATGTACCACAACAACCAGACCGACGCCGACCGCTACAGCTACGACAGCGCGCCCTCGGTCGGCTGGGGCGGGGACACGGTCGTCCCGTACCACGACGGCGATGGCAACGGCGGCTACGTCTGGCGCAGTACCTGGGATACGGAGGAGGACGCCCGCGAGTTCGCCCGGGCATACCGGGCCGCGCTGGTCGATGAACACGGCGCGACCCAGCCCCGACAGAACGTCTACGTCGTCCCCGACTCCAGCCCGTTCGAGGACGCCTTCCACGTCGTCCGCCGGGGTGATACCGTCCGGATCGTCAACGGTCCGACCGTCGAGGACTTGGGCGAGATCCACGCGCCGGCCGGGTGA
- a CDS encoding Hvo_1808 family surface protein yields MRRLAVLALCAALVLTGCQAPGSTGGHDGLDASSGGETATVQPTTAADAPPDPPSDRLGWENGYWHNESIPVTTENGLNESERAAVVARSMARVEYVRRLEFDTTVPVSLVSRAEYRNRSGGGAGDSLRRFDNAKFEALLLVGEDRGSTAAQDSTLGESVVGFYSGGRDEIVLVTESETPTIDESTLAHELVHALQDQRFGLGSDARTRDGVQGRNGLIEGDATATQQDYDARCGEQWDCLAGGGGSGGGGNGDRHFGINFMLYFPYSDGPGLVTNLRDQGGWAAVGDAYGDRPDGAREVISPNEYPDWEPETVDLQDRTSDDWERVRPSEDRNRPDYAVVGPSAIAASLAYTLTDDYNESSVVAATEVINFEDGGSVDSSDPYNYDLPATDGWAGGRMHVYSDGSETAYVWRTVWDSERDAGEFAAAWEATLAHWGGTERADGTWVIADDSPFTDAVAVQVDGRTVTVVNAPTAEELDEVHDA; encoded by the coding sequence ATGCGACGCCTCGCCGTTCTCGCCCTCTGTGCGGCACTGGTCCTCACCGGCTGTCAGGCACCCGGTTCGACGGGTGGCCACGACGGCCTCGATGCAAGCAGCGGCGGGGAGACGGCGACGGTACAGCCGACGACCGCCGCCGACGCGCCGCCGGACCCACCGTCCGACCGCCTGGGGTGGGAGAACGGCTACTGGCACAACGAATCGATCCCGGTGACGACCGAGAACGGCCTCAACGAGAGCGAACGGGCGGCCGTCGTCGCCCGCTCGATGGCCCGCGTCGAGTACGTCCGGCGGTTGGAGTTCGACACCACCGTCCCGGTGAGCCTCGTCTCGCGGGCGGAGTACCGCAACCGCAGCGGCGGCGGCGCCGGCGACTCGCTCCGGCGGTTCGACAACGCGAAGTTCGAGGCCCTGTTGTTGGTCGGCGAGGACCGCGGGTCGACGGCCGCCCAGGACAGTACCCTCGGCGAGAGCGTCGTCGGGTTCTACAGCGGCGGCCGGGACGAGATCGTCCTCGTGACGGAGTCCGAGACGCCCACGATCGACGAGTCGACGCTAGCACACGAACTCGTCCACGCCCTCCAGGACCAGCGGTTCGGCCTGGGGAGTGACGCACGGACCCGCGACGGCGTCCAGGGGCGAAACGGCCTGATCGAAGGCGACGCGACGGCCACCCAGCAGGACTACGACGCCCGGTGTGGCGAGCAGTGGGACTGTCTGGCCGGTGGCGGCGGTAGCGGTGGCGGTGGCAACGGGGACCGCCACTTCGGGATCAACTTCATGCTGTATTTCCCGTACAGCGACGGTCCCGGGCTCGTGACCAACCTCCGCGACCAGGGCGGGTGGGCGGCGGTCGGCGACGCCTACGGCGACCGGCCCGACGGCGCTCGCGAGGTGATCTCCCCGAACGAGTACCCCGACTGGGAGCCCGAGACCGTCGACCTGCAGGACCGGACGAGCGACGACTGGGAGCGGGTCCGTCCCTCCGAGGACCGGAACCGACCGGACTACGCCGTGGTCGGCCCCTCGGCCATCGCGGCGTCGCTCGCCTACACGCTGACCGACGACTACAACGAGTCGAGCGTCGTCGCCGCAACCGAGGTCATCAACTTCGAGGACGGCGGGAGCGTCGATTCGTCGGACCCGTACAACTACGATCTGCCGGCGACGGACGGGTGGGCCGGCGGCCGAATGCACGTCTACAGCGACGGGTCGGAGACGGCCTACGTCTGGCGGACCGTCTGGGACAGCGAGCGGGACGCCGGTGAGTTCGCCGCCGCCTGGGAGGCCACGCTGGCCCACTGGGGCGGGACCGAGCGGGCCGACGGGACCTGGGTCATCGCCGACGACAGCCCCTTCACAGACGCCGTCGCGGTCCAGGTCGACGGGCGGACCGTGACCGTCGTGAACGCGCCGACGGCCGAGGAACTCGACGAGGTCCACGATGCGTAG
- a CDS encoding cysteine hydrolase family protein — protein MQFDPADTALVVVDMQNGFCHPEGSLYAPDSEAAIDPVTDLVERAGEAGAAVVLTRDVHPPEQFEDAHYYDEFDRWGEHVVEGSWEADLVDELDPEAAELVVEKHTYDAFYETQLDGWLDAHGIDDLVICGTLANVCVLHTASSAGLRDYRPVLVEDAVGFIEPDHREYALDHADWLFGEVTDRAATAFE, from the coding sequence ATGCAGTTCGATCCAGCCGACACCGCACTGGTCGTGGTCGACATGCAGAACGGCTTCTGTCACCCCGAGGGGAGCCTCTACGCTCCCGACAGCGAGGCGGCGATCGATCCCGTGACCGACCTGGTCGAGCGGGCCGGCGAGGCCGGTGCCGCCGTGGTCCTGACCCGTGACGTCCACCCGCCCGAACAGTTCGAGGACGCCCACTACTACGACGAATTCGACCGCTGGGGCGAACACGTCGTCGAGGGCTCCTGGGAGGCCGACCTCGTCGACGAACTCGACCCCGAGGCCGCGGAGCTGGTCGTCGAGAAACACACCTACGACGCCTTCTACGAGACGCAACTGGACGGCTGGCTCGACGCTCACGGGATCGACGACCTGGTGATCTGTGGGACGCTGGCGAACGTCTGTGTCCTGCATACCGCCTCCAGCGCCGGCCTGCGGGACTACCGGCCGGTGCTCGTCGAGGACGCCGTCGGCTTCATCGAGCCCGACCACCGCGAGTACGCCCTCGATCACGCCGACTGGCTGTTCGGCGAGGTCACCGACCGGGCGGCGACCGCCTTCGAGTGA
- a CDS encoding MFS transporter has translation MSTRPGRVPWNSSVLRLALASTLTAVLGVTLVSPLLPAIGREFGVPDAQASLIITVYTLPGIVLAPVAGALADRYGRRPILSGSLLVTAICGVAVVRAGSLPAVLVLRTAQGVGASGVLSVAVTLLGDAFEGPQRNAALGVNAAAISVGAAVYPLLGGVLGEGVWRRPFWLYAAGVPIAVFAWRGLAAPPSTADRESGLAYLRNAVGALPRTAWLLFGASVAGYALLFGGLLTAVPFLLTDSFGLPAARIGVILSAGAVSTAVVAAVNGRLVQRSPPQRLVVAGFGCYGVGLIGVFLAPTPLAVAIAALVVGAGQGLTLPSIDGLVGTLAPARYRAGVFGVRTSVIALGATVGPAVFAAGGGHAGYRPTLLAGGVFALACAAVGIGLGAGEPS, from the coding sequence GTGTCCACACGACCCGGGCGGGTTCCGTGGAACTCGTCGGTACTGCGACTGGCGCTTGCGAGTACGCTCACCGCCGTCCTCGGCGTGACCCTCGTGAGTCCGCTGTTGCCGGCCATCGGCCGGGAGTTCGGCGTCCCCGACGCGCAGGCGAGTCTGATCATCACCGTCTACACGCTGCCCGGGATCGTCCTCGCGCCTGTCGCCGGCGCGCTGGCCGATCGGTACGGCCGCCGGCCGATCCTCTCGGGAAGTCTCCTGGTCACTGCGATCTGTGGTGTCGCCGTCGTCCGCGCCGGGAGCCTGCCCGCCGTGCTGGTGCTCCGGACTGCACAGGGCGTCGGGGCCAGTGGCGTCCTCAGCGTCGCGGTCACGCTGCTGGGTGACGCCTTCGAGGGGCCACAGCGCAACGCGGCGCTGGGAGTGAACGCGGCCGCGATCTCGGTCGGCGCGGCGGTCTACCCGCTGCTGGGCGGCGTCCTCGGTGAGGGCGTCTGGCGGCGGCCGTTCTGGCTGTACGCCGCCGGGGTCCCCATCGCGGTGTTCGCCTGGCGAGGGCTGGCCGCGCCGCCGTCGACGGCCGACCGCGAGAGCGGGCTGGCGTACCTCCGGAACGCGGTCGGGGCACTGCCGCGGACGGCATGGCTACTGTTCGGCGCCTCCGTCGCCGGCTACGCGCTGTTGTTCGGTGGCCTGTTGACGGCGGTCCCGTTTCTCCTGACGGACTCGTTCGGCCTCCCGGCGGCCCGGATCGGCGTGATTCTCAGCGCGGGTGCTGTCTCGACGGCCGTCGTCGCGGCGGTGAACGGCCGGCTCGTCCAGCGCAGTCCCCCACAGCGGCTCGTCGTCGCCGGGTTCGGCTGCTACGGGGTCGGGCTGATCGGGGTGTTCCTGGCCCCGACACCGCTCGCCGTCGCGATCGCGGCACTGGTCGTCGGTGCCGGCCAGGGGCTGACGCTCCCGTCGATCGACGGACTCGTCGGGACGCTGGCACCGGCCCGCTATCGCGCCGGCGTCTTCGGCGTCCGGACGAGTGTCATCGCGTTGGGCGCGACCGTCGGCCCGGCGGTGTTCGCCGCCGGCGGCGGCCATGCCGGCTACCGGCCGACACTGCTCGCTGGGGGAGTGTTCGCGCTCGCCTGTGCCGCCGTCGGGATCGGACTGGGAGCCGGAGAGCCGTCGTGA
- a CDS encoding dihydroorotase, with product MLIRTATLPDGSQRDVRVDGESIAEVARDLDAGNERVVDASGKRLFPGAIDVHVHFRQPGYPHKETWVTGSRAAAAGGVTTVVDQPNTDPPTVDGAAFDRKREFAADSLVDWGINGGVTADWDPDSLLSRRLFALGEVFLADSTGDMGIDTELFADAVDAATDAGVPVTVHAEDATRFNEDARARDDADAWSAYRTAEAEAAAVERACEIAADRNARIHIAHTSTPEGIDIASDAGMTTEVTPHHLLLSRKDLDELGTLGRMNPPLRRESRRRKVYDRVVDGTVDVIATDHAPHTRAEKDASIWESPSGVPGVETMLPLLLAEARDPETALSYERVRDLTATNPAAVFDVPQKGVIEPGADADLVLVDTTETTAISGDTLRTDCGWTPFEGFEGIFPEWTMVRGTVVYDGDSDEPFAAHDGQNVRDADGELL from the coding sequence ATGCTCATCCGTACCGCCACGCTCCCCGACGGCAGCCAGCGCGACGTCCGGGTCGACGGCGAGTCGATCGCCGAGGTGGCCCGTGATCTGGACGCCGGTAACGAGCGCGTCGTCGACGCCTCCGGCAAACGCCTCTTCCCCGGCGCGATCGACGTCCACGTCCACTTCCGCCAACCCGGCTATCCCCACAAAGAGACCTGGGTGACGGGTTCCCGAGCGGCCGCGGCCGGCGGCGTCACCACCGTCGTCGACCAGCCAAACACCGACCCGCCGACCGTCGACGGTGCCGCCTTCGACCGGAAACGCGAGTTCGCCGCCGACTCGCTGGTCGACTGGGGGATCAACGGCGGGGTCACCGCCGACTGGGACCCCGACTCGCTGCTCTCGCGGCGGTTGTTCGCACTGGGGGAAGTGTTCCTCGCGGACTCGACGGGCGATATGGGGATCGACACCGAACTGTTCGCCGACGCGGTCGACGCCGCTACCGACGCCGGGGTGCCGGTCACCGTCCACGCCGAGGACGCCACCAGGTTCAACGAGGACGCTCGTGCCCGGGACGACGCCGACGCCTGGAGCGCCTACCGGACCGCCGAGGCGGAGGCCGCCGCCGTCGAACGCGCCTGCGAGATCGCCGCCGACCGGAACGCCCGTATCCACATCGCCCACACCTCGACCCCGGAGGGCATCGACATCGCCAGCGACGCCGGGATGACCACCGAGGTCACGCCCCATCACCTCCTGCTGTCCCGGAAGGACCTCGACGAGCTGGGCACGCTCGGCCGGATGAACCCGCCGCTGCGGCGCGAGTCCCGGCGTCGGAAGGTGTACGACCGGGTCGTCGACGGCACCGTCGACGTGATCGCGACCGACCACGCCCCCCACACCCGCGCGGAGAAGGACGCGAGCATCTGGGAGTCCCCCTCGGGCGTCCCCGGCGTCGAGACGATGCTCCCGCTCCTGCTGGCCGAGGCCCGCGATCCGGAGACGGCGCTGTCATACGAACGCGTCCGGGACCTGACGGCGACGAACCCCGCCGCTGTCTTCGACGTGCCACAGAAAGGGGTGATCGAGCCCGGGGCCGACGCCGACCTCGTCCTGGTCGACACCACGGAGACGACCGCGATCAGCGGCGACACGCTCCGGACCGACTGTGGCTGGACTCCCTTCGAAGGGTTCGAGGGGATCTTCCCCGAGTGGACGATGGTCCGCGGGACGGTCGTCTACGACGGCGACAGCGACGAGCCGTTCGCTGCCCACGACGGCCAGAACGTCCGGGACGCCGACGGCGAACTGCTGTAG
- a CDS encoding DUF5806 family protein, producing MKEGEPPGEAGPGPTGDEEPTTESDGAAPEPDLPPDVQKYDRFKKIEGGTYDRANDFLRDRTYITAREWAIARLCADFRTETGVEMTKIGENLPELVPFMTDTYTPQAVNQARAAFEEKVRKAGATFLYGAMSDFFTAEELDDVMYEATEVAKFLLEVEGVDLAVEEELEAEDRISEVMREVQEHSAALRHDEVCCPECGTEFEPETDQ from the coding sequence ATGAAAGAGGGCGAACCGCCCGGCGAAGCCGGGCCGGGACCGACGGGCGACGAGGAGCCGACGACCGAGAGCGACGGTGCGGCGCCGGAGCCCGACCTCCCCCCGGACGTCCAGAAGTACGACCGGTTCAAGAAGATCGAGGGCGGGACCTACGACCGGGCGAACGACTTCCTGCGGGACCGGACCTACATCACGGCCCGGGAGTGGGCGATCGCCCGGCTGTGTGCGGATTTCCGGACCGAGACCGGGGTCGAGATGACCAAGATCGGCGAGAACCTCCCCGAACTGGTCCCGTTCATGACCGACACGTACACGCCACAGGCAGTCAACCAGGCCCGGGCGGCCTTCGAGGAGAAGGTCCGGAAGGCCGGCGCGACCTTCCTCTACGGGGCGATGTCGGATTTCTTCACCGCCGAGGAACTCGACGACGTGATGTACGAGGCCACGGAGGTCGCGAAGTTCCTGCTGGAGGTCGAGGGCGTCGACCTGGCCGTCGAGGAGGAACTGGAGGCCGAGGACCGGATCTCCGAGGTGATGCGGGAAGTCCAGGAACACTCGGCGGCGCTGCGCCACGACGAGGTGTGTTGCCCCGAGTGTGGGACGGAGTTCGAACCGGAGACGGACCAGTAA
- a CDS encoding universal stress protein, with amino-acid sequence MKVLLGVGGSQLSYHALDETVERAKAVGDDLTIAIFDNEEVDTDASAIEQRVEETLADAAFEAEIRHVEGDSPGSWLVHTAEREEFDRIVLGGGERSTLGKIQLGSIVEFVLLNAQTPVTLVR; translated from the coding sequence ATGAAAGTACTGCTCGGCGTCGGCGGCAGTCAGCTGTCGTACCACGCGCTCGACGAGACAGTCGAGCGAGCGAAAGCGGTCGGTGACGATCTGACGATCGCGATCTTCGACAACGAGGAGGTCGACACCGACGCCTCGGCGATCGAGCAGCGCGTCGAGGAGACGCTCGCGGACGCCGCGTTCGAGGCGGAGATCCGCCACGTCGAGGGTGACTCGCCGGGCAGTTGGCTGGTCCACACCGCCGAGCGCGAGGAGTTCGACCGGATCGTCCTCGGCGGCGGCGAGCGCTCGACGCTGGGGAAGATACAGTTGGGATCGATCGTCGAGTTCGTCCTGTTGAACGCCCAGACCCCGGTCACGCTGGTTCGATGA
- a CDS encoding GNAT family N-acetyltransferase, producing MTTEFPDEPAGEFPAPPRTVTDREGREIELRVAGEADRERLVEMYLDFDPADRAQGIPPVKEHAIERWLDTILSDECVNVVALHDGVAAGHATFVPDEEGDYELAIFVLQAFQGTGIGTALLETLLGQGQAEGIEKVWLTVERWNDPAIALYRKTGFETQNAESFEIEMSIRLA from the coding sequence ATGACGACGGAGTTTCCCGACGAACCGGCGGGCGAGTTCCCCGCGCCACCACGGACAGTTACGGATCGGGAGGGCCGGGAGATCGAGCTCCGTGTCGCCGGGGAGGCCGATCGCGAGCGACTGGTGGAGATGTACCTCGACTTCGATCCGGCCGACCGGGCCCAGGGAATCCCGCCGGTCAAGGAGCACGCTATCGAGCGGTGGCTCGATACGATCCTCAGCGACGAGTGTGTCAACGTCGTCGCCCTGCACGACGGTGTCGCGGCCGGTCACGCGACGTTTGTCCCGGACGAGGAGGGCGATTACGAACTCGCGATCTTCGTCCTCCAGGCGTTCCAGGGGACGGGGATCGGGACTGCGCTTCTGGAGACGCTCCTCGGGCAGGGCCAGGCCGAGGGCATCGAGAAGGTCTGGCTCACCGTCGAGCGCTGGAACGATCCGGCGATCGCACTCTACCGGAAAACCGGCTTCGAGACGCAAAACGCCGAGAGCTTCGAGATCGAGATGTCGATCCGACTGGCCTAA
- a CDS encoding universal stress protein codes for MDIDLVLVPVDGSDQSERAAEYAVAVAERYGADLHLLFVLDERLRRDIDTERIDPEAVAADHREFTDGIRRTFDENHPEGTLETSTATAFSQTRLMQTPGSVVLDVSEDVGADFIVVPREQGEQDAVGRAALYVIEYASQPVLSV; via the coding sequence ATGGACATCGACCTCGTGCTCGTTCCGGTCGACGGGAGCGACCAGTCCGAGCGAGCGGCCGAGTACGCCGTCGCCGTCGCCGAGCGGTACGGCGCGGATCTCCACCTGTTGTTCGTCCTCGACGAGCGACTGCGCCGGGACATCGACACCGAGCGCATCGATCCGGAGGCTGTCGCAGCCGATCACCGGGAGTTTACCGACGGAATCCGCCGAACCTTCGACGAGAACCATCCCGAAGGCACCCTCGAAACCTCGACCGCGACGGCCTTCTCACAGACCCGTCTCATGCAGACACCCGGCAGTGTCGTCCTCGATGTCTCGGAAGACGTCGGCGCGGATTTCATCGTCGTCCCGCGCGAACAGGGCGAACAGGACGCGGTCGGGCGCGCGGCGCTGTACGTCATCGAGTACGCCAGCCAGCCCGTCCTGTCGGTTTAG
- a CDS encoding universal stress protein, with translation MFDTVVVATDGSGSAERAVEAALDLAARFDATVHGLYVVDESEVEATPEEVRDALERALATTGGRALAFIREAAAAESDEELVTAVRQGDPATEICQYADEHDADVIATGTRGRHGEHGFLLGSVAEAIVRQAEMPVLTVRQLDGEANPERAEV, from the coding sequence ATGTTCGACACGGTGGTCGTCGCGACCGACGGGTCAGGAAGCGCCGAGCGGGCCGTCGAAGCCGCACTGGATCTGGCCGCGCGTTTCGACGCGACCGTCCACGGCCTCTACGTCGTCGACGAGTCCGAAGTCGAGGCCACACCCGAGGAGGTCCGGGACGCCCTAGAGCGGGCGCTGGCGACGACCGGCGGGCGTGCGCTGGCGTTCATCCGCGAGGCGGCGGCCGCCGAGAGCGACGAGGAACTCGTCACGGCAGTCCGGCAGGGCGACCCGGCGACCGAGATCTGCCAGTACGCCGACGAACACGACGCCGACGTCATCGCGACCGGTACCCGGGGCCGACACGGCGAACACGGCTTCCTGCTGGGCAGCGTCGCCGAAGCCATCGTCCGACAGGCGGAGATGCCGGTCCTCACCGTCCGCCAACTGGACGGCGAGGCCAACCCTGAGCGTGCCGAGGTCTGA